The nucleotide window CGGATTGACCTCGGCATAGAGGATGGTGCCGTCCTGGCCGACCACGAAACGGGCCGGCATGGGGAGGGTCCAGCTCGGGTCGCCGTTGAAGGACGGCAGGTCGTTCTTCAAGGACTTGTAGAGCTCGACCAGATAATCCGGCAGCGCGAACCGCAGACCGAACGCCGCGGCGACCTCGTTACGAGGGTCCGACAGGATCGGGAACGACAGCTTGTTCTGGCGGACCGACTTGCGGCTGTTGACCGGATTCTGTGGCGAGATCGCGATCAGGTTCGCGCCCAGCGCCTGGAGCTGCGGAAGCGCCTCCTGAAGCGCCTGCAATTCCATATTGCAATAGGGGCACCAGACGCCGCGATAGAAGGTGATGACCAGCGGCCCCTTGGCGAGAAGGTCGGCCGACGACACCTCATTCCCCTCGGGGTCCGCAAGGGTGAAGGCGGGAATCTTCTCGCCGGCCTTTAGCGCCTGCCGTGCCGCGCCGGAGGCGATGAGTTCAGCGGTGGCGCGGCGCATGGTTTCGATCACCGCGGGTGGCACGTTGTAGGGCGGTTTGCCCGTTTCGAAATCGGCCTTGAAGGCGTCAAGCTTCGCCTGGAGGGACATGGGGGTGCTCCTTGTCGGGTGGTATGGCGTGTGCGACGAGGACAGCCGGCCGTCAGCCGGCCGCCATCGAGCGGGCGACCTCGGCGGCGCTGATGCCTTCGAGCGCGAGGCCATAGCCGGTGCCCTCGTCGATGATCCGACGCAGCTTCTGCGTCAGCGCGATGCGGGTGTAGCTGCTGGTGAGCGGCGGCAGAGCAGCGATCCCTTCGGCGATTTCGTGGGCACGGATGAGCAGCTGGTCAGCAGGGACGATCTCGTTGACCACGCCCCAGTTCTTCGCCGTCGCGGCGTCGAGCACCTGCCGGGTGAGGATGAAATAGCGGCCGCGCACGCTGCCGATCACTTCCGGCCAGAGCAGATTGACGCCGTCGCCCGGTACGATCCCGAAGTCGAAATGCGGCTTGTCCTGGAACACGGTTTCCGGCGTGGCGAGGATGATGTCGGTGAGCAGCGCATATTCGCTGTGCAGCAGAACGGGGCCGTTGAGCGCGGTGATCATCGGCACCTCGATGTCGAGGATGTTCATGAGCACCTTCTTGCCCTCGCGATAGATCTTGTCGTAGCCGCGCGGCGAGAAGAAATCGAAGCCCTCGGGGCTGATCGCATCCATGAACGCGTCGCCCGATCCGGTCAGGATGACCACCCGGTTGTCCGGGTCGGCGCCGATCTGGTGAAACAGCTCGACGAACTGTTCATGGGTATGGCCGTTGAAGACCAGCTTTCCACCATCGGTGTGGAAGCGGACTTCGAGCACGCCGCTGTCCGAGCGGGTGAGCTGGGCATTGGGGAAGGCGTCCTTGTAAGCGCTGAAGCGGGACATGGGATGGCTCCTTGGTGTGTTCGCAGGGGCGAATGGATCGGGGGGAAGATCACGCCGCCGGGACGAGGGCCTCGACACGGGTGATCGCGCGTTGCACGGCGGGCCGCGTGGCGATCTGGTCGTACCAGCGGGAGAGGTTGGGGCGGGCGTCCAGAGTGACGCCGGGAAATGCGCGTCGCCACAGCCAGCCGAAGTGGGCGATGTCGGCGATGGTGAAATCGTCGCCAGCGGTAAAGCGCTGGGTCGCCAGCTTGGCTTCGAGAAGATCGAGGATGCGTTCCGCCTCGGCGGCGAAGCGGGTCTCGGCGATGGGCTGGGGCTCGGGCGACGAGCGCTTGAAGAAGCCGGCATTGCCGAACGCCGGGCTCAGGCCAGACGCGTGGAAGAACAAGTGTTCGAACACGCGCGCCCGTCCGCTTCCCTCAGCCGGCAGCAGCATGCCGGTCTTTTCCGCGAGATGAACCAGGATCGCCGCGCTCTCGGCCAGCACGAATGCGGCATCGCCGTCGCGCTCGACCATCACCGGCACCTTGCCGTTGGGGTTCAGTTCGAGGAAGGCGGCGTTCTTCTGCTCGCCCTTTCGGACGTTGACCGGCTTCAGCTCATAGGCAAGGTCCATCTCTTCCAGCGCGATGGGGACCTTGACGCTGTTGGGCGTGGCGAATGCGTAGACTTCGATCATGTTCAGCTCCGCGAACAGCGTCTGGGTCTGTTCGTGAGCCTGTTATGATCATTCCTGGAAAGTTGCGGCAGGCCGGTTGAAGCGATAACGTTCATTCTCAGGAGGAATGAGTGTGGATCGACTTCAGGCCATGCAGGTGTTCGTGACCGTGGTGGAGGCGGGATCGTTCTCCGCTGCCGCACGGCAGATCGGTGTCGGACAACCAGCCATCTCCAAGACCATCGCCCAGCTTGAGGAGCGCCTTCAGGTGCGCCTGCTCGTGCGCTCGACCCACAGCCTCGCGCCGACCGATGCGGGCGTGCGCTTCTATGAACGGGCGCGCGCGGCGATCCGAGAGGCGGATGAGGCCGAACTCGAAGCGCGGGGCGCCGGCGCGGGCCTGTCGGGACGTCTGCGCGTCTCGGCCGCCACGACCTTCGCGCGTCTGCTCATCGTTCCGCGCCTGCCGGAATTCCTAGCGCGCCATCCCGACATCGAAATCGACGTGCTGCTCGATGACCGGGTCATTGATCTTGTCTCAGAGGGCATCGACATGGCTCTGCGGATGGGGGAATTGACCGATTCCGCCGCTATCGCCCGGCAGATCGCCCGCAGCCGGCGTTCCGTGATCGCGACGCCCGCCTATCTCTCGCGCGCCGGCACGCCCCTGGTCCCGGCCGATCTCGCGACCCACGAGGCGATCGTCTACAGCCAGCTCGGCGCCAGCTGGACCTTCCGCCGGAACGGCACCGAGGCGTCCGTCGCGGTCCGCGGACGCGTGCGTCTAAGCGCGGCGGAAGGCATCCGCGCGGCCGTGCTCGCCGACTTGGGGCTGACGGTCAATTCCGACTGGATGTTCGCCCCCGAGATCGAGAGCGGCGCGGTCCGGCGCGTGCTGGAGGACTGGGAGCTTCCGCCCGTCGATCTGTGGGCGGTGTTCCCGACCGGGCGCCTCGCCAGCGCCAAGGCGCGCGCGTTTGCGGATTATGTGGAGAGCATCCTGGCCCAATAGGGCTATTCGCGATGTACCGCGCAGCGCCATAATTTGTCGTTGGTCGGTGATCCGGAAGCGGACGTTTCCGCCACGGCGGGCCGCTTCCTCGATGCCGCGCGGCTCGATGAGACGACGCGCGCGAAGTTCGCTCGCGGCAATGCGATCGACGTCATGCACATGAAGGCCTGAGGCGGCTGGCGCGCCGGCGCCACGACAGCGCGCGCCTCGACGGTACGCGTCTTCCAAGACCATGATATCGTTGTGGGCGGTGCAGATTATTGCCCATCCGCTTCACCAAAATCCCACGACTGATCAGCACGGATCCTCGTGAGGCTCCGGCACCGCCAACACACTGCGCCGGTATTCTGATGGCGAGCATCCCATCCAGCGGATGAAGGCTCGGGTAAAGCTGCCGTGCGTATCGTAGCCGAGGGACAGAGAGATCGCGAGGATCGACATCTGCGTCTCGACGAGGAGGCGGATGGCCCGCGCGCGGCGCGCCTCTTCGACGATCTCGCGATACGTGAATCCCTTCTCGCGCAAGCGTCGCTGCAATCCTTGCACTCCGAGGCCGGCGAGGTGCGCGGCGCCGTCGATGTCGCTCTGGCCATCGAGGAGGCGGAGCGCGACAATGGCGGATAGCGCGCGTGCCGGTTCCGGCGCGTCGGAGAGAATGACGTCGGCAAGCACGTCCCGCAGAGTGACGATTCGCGTCCTTCCTGTGATCCTGTTGATGCGTCGGCGGCTCAGTTCGCTCGCCTTCAGGGCAAGGCCAGAGCCTGGCCGCTCGCAACGCAGATCCACCTGCAAGCGGTCCTCCACCTGCTTCGCTTCCGGGTCGCGTGCATATTCAACTTCCGCCCAGTCGGGTCGCCATCGGGCGCCGAGATAAAGGCGAACGAAGGTGAGCATGGGCGGGAGGAGGTGGTCACAATGCTGCACCTTGCTCACGTCAAAAGTGGGCGTTGCAAACCGCTGGATACGGTGCCCGCCGTCCCGGACCAGTTCCAGCCGCGCGCCGCTCTGGTGGGCCCAGCTCGTCGCTATCGCGCGGCGCAGGCCCTCGCCGAGCGTTGGGGCCGCGGCCGCATGCTCGATCCAGAGGCCATAGCCCCTGTGGGTCATCTCCTCGCCCACGTCCAGGCCGAATGTGCGGTAGTCCAGGGCCGCGGCGCCCCGTGCGAACAGGCCCATCATCGAATGGAGCGGTATGGGCGTTTGCGGGGCGTCCCGTAGAGCCATCGGCAGGTGCTCCCGGGCGAACATGTCGATGAGAGCCTGTTCGCCGGCCTGCCTTTCGATCTGCTCGGGCAAGGCGCCGAAGCCCTTTGCGCGGACGAGGACGATTGAACCCGGACCACGCATCGAAACCTCGTCGAGTGACGCAAAATGCGAAGAGCGCCGGGATGATATGGCCTAGATCAAAGACACGTTCAGGCTTCTCTAGCAAACGACAGCCGGAGACTGGAAGTCCGAAGCAGAGGGAAAGTTGGTTTCGACGCCGCTGTCCATGCGTGCCGCACCATGGTGGGGCATCCGCGATGCGCGGCCCATTACTTCGTTGACGCAAGTTTCGTTCGGGTGGAAGTTTTCCATCCAAGGAGTAAAAGAGACTCAAGCATGAAGCTCCTCGCCCGCGCCTTGGTTATCACGGCACTGCTTCTGTTTTCGTCTGGATCCGTTCTGGCGGAAGTGCTCCCGTCGTGGAACGACGGGTCCGCGAAGGCGGCGATCCAGGGCTTCGTCAAGCGGGTAACCGATCCGGCCAGCAAGGATTTCGTGCGTCCTGAGGCGCGCATCGCCGTTTTCGACAATGACGGCACGCTGTGGGTCGAGCAGCCCATGTACACGCAGCTGGCCTTCGCCCTCGACCGGCTGAAGGAACTGGCGCCGAAGCATCCGGAGTGGCAGAGCAACCCGACGCTGAAGGCAGCCATCGAAGGTGACCTCAAAGCCGTCGCCGCTGCCGGCGACAAGGGGCTTCTGGAACTGGTCATGGTCACCCATGCCGGCATGACGCCGGACGAATTCCAGAAAGTTGTCACCGACTGGCTCGCCAAGGCCGAGCACCCGCGCTTCAAGAAGCCGTATACCGAACTCGTTTACCAGCCCATGCTGGAACTGCTGGCCTATCTGCGCGAGAACGGCTTCACGACCTACATCGTCTCCGGTGGCGGCATCGAGTTCATGCGGCCCTGGTCGGAGAAGGTCTATGGGATCCTCCCCGCCCAGGTGGTTGGATCGAGCATCAAGACCCGGTTCAAGAGTGTGGATGGCAAGCCGACCCTGGTGCGAGAACCGGCGTTGAACTTCATCGACGACGGCGCCGGCAAACCGGTGGGCATCAACCAGCACATCGGCCAACGCCCCATCGCCGCCTTTGGCAATTCCGACGGCGACCTTGAGATGCTGCAATGGACGACCGCCGGCGACGGTGCCCGCTTCGGGCTGATCGTTCACCACACCGATGCCGAGCGCGAATACGCCTATGACCGCAAGTCGGCGTTCGGACATCTCGACAGGGCGCTCGATGCGGCGGCAAGCCAGGGCTGGACGGTCGTGGACATGAAGTCCGACTGGAAGACGATCTTCCCGCCGGCGAAGTGAACGCCTCACCGCAGCTTACGTCTCCAACTGCACTGGAAACGACAATGAGAACAGCAATCTCGACCACGCTGGCCGCCGCGGTGGCGGCAACGCTCATCGTTTGGGGCCCCGCAGCCCAGGCCCAAGGCACCGCGCCTGCCGCAGCCCAGGCCAAGAAGCCGAACATCCTGCTGATCGTCTCCGACGATACCGGCTGGGGCGACCTCGGCGCCTTTCTCGGCGGCGCGCGCCGCGGCATGCCGACGCCCAACATGGACGAACTGGCGGCCGAGGGCATGGTGTTCACCAACTTCTACGGCCAGCCGAGCTGCACGCCCGGCCGGGCCGCGATCCAGACCGGGCGCATCCCCAACCGCTCCGGCATGACCACCGTGGCCTTCCAGGGCCAGGGCGGCGGCCTGCCGAAGGCCGAATGGACACTGGCCTCCGTGCTCAAGCAGGGCGGCTATAAGACCTATTTCACCGGGAAATGGCATCTCGGCGAGGCGGACTATGCGCTGCCCAACGCCCAGGGCTATGACGTGATGAAGTACGCCTTCCTCTACCACCTGAACGCCTACACCTATCCGGATCCCAAATGGTTCCCCGGCATGAGCCCCGATTTGCGGCACATGTTCGATACCGTCACGAAGGGCGCGCTATCCGGCAACGCCGGCGG belongs to Xanthobacter autotrophicus Py2 and includes:
- a CDS encoding alkyl hydroperoxide reductase/ Thiol specific antioxidant/ Mal allergen (PFAM: alkyl hydroperoxide reductase/ Thiol specific antioxidant/ Mal allergen; Redoxin domain protein~KEGG: bxe:Bxe_B2665 hypothetical protein), which produces MSLQAKLDAFKADFETGKPPYNVPPAVIETMRRATAELIASGAARQALKAGEKIPAFTLADPEGNEVSSADLLAKGPLVITFYRGVWCPYCNMELQALQEALPQLQALGANLIAISPQNPVNSRKSVRQNKLSFPILSDPRNEVAAAFGLRFALPDYLVELYKSLKNDLPSFNGDPSWTLPMPARFVVGQDGTILYAEVNPDYTRRPEPADMLPALRRAAGATAA
- a CDS encoding Enoyl-CoA hydratase/isomerase (PFAM: Enoyl-CoA hydratase/isomerase~KEGG: gvi:gll2549 6-oxocamphor hydrolase), with the translated sequence MSRFSAYKDAFPNAQLTRSDSGVLEVRFHTDGGKLVFNGHTHEQFVELFHQIGADPDNRVVILTGSGDAFMDAISPEGFDFFSPRGYDKIYREGKKVLMNILDIEVPMITALNGPVLLHSEYALLTDIILATPETVFQDKPHFDFGIVPGDGVNLLWPEVIGSVRGRYFILTRQVLDAATAKNWGVVNEIVPADQLLIRAHEIAEGIAALPPLTSSYTRIALTQKLRRIIDEGTGYGLALEGISAAEVARSMAAG
- a CDS encoding Glutathione S-transferase domain (PFAM: Glutathione S-transferase domain~KEGG: shw:Sputw3181_2797 glutathione S-transferase, N-terminal domain), whose protein sequence is MIEVYAFATPNSVKVPIALEEMDLAYELKPVNVRKGEQKNAAFLELNPNGKVPVMVERDGDAAFVLAESAAILVHLAEKTGMLLPAEGSGRARVFEHLFFHASGLSPAFGNAGFFKRSSPEPQPIAETRFAAEAERILDLLEAKLATQRFTAGDDFTIADIAHFGWLWRRAFPGVTLDARPNLSRWYDQIATRPAVQRAITRVEALVPAA
- a CDS encoding transcriptional regulator, LysR family (PFAM: regulatory protein LysR; LysR substrate-binding~KEGG: bxe:Bxe_B2666 transcriptional regulator, LysR family) is translated as MDRLQAMQVFVTVVEAGSFSAAARQIGVGQPAISKTIAQLEERLQVRLLVRSTHSLAPTDAGVRFYERARAAIREADEAELEARGAGAGLSGRLRVSAATTFARLLIVPRLPEFLARHPDIEIDVLLDDRVIDLVSEGIDMALRMGELTDSAAIARQIARSRRSVIATPAYLSRAGTPLVPADLATHEAIVYSQLGASWTFRRNGTEASVAVRGRVRLSAAEGIRAAVLADLGLTVNSDWMFAPEIESGAVRRVLEDWELPPVDLWAVFPTGRLASAKARAFADYVESILAQ
- a CDS encoding helix-turn-helix- domain containing protein AraC type (PFAM: helix-turn-helix- domain containing protein AraC type~KEGG: rru:Rru_A1029 transcriptional regulator, AraC family), translated to MRGPGSIVLVRAKGFGALPEQIERQAGEQALIDMFAREHLPMALRDAPQTPIPLHSMMGLFARGAAALDYRTFGLDVGEEMTHRGYGLWIEHAAAAPTLGEGLRRAIATSWAHQSGARLELVRDGGHRIQRFATPTFDVSKVQHCDHLLPPMLTFVRLYLGARWRPDWAEVEYARDPEAKQVEDRLQVDLRCERPGSGLALKASELSRRRINRITGRTRIVTLRDVLADVILSDAPEPARALSAIVALRLLDGQSDIDGAAHLAGLGVQGLQRRLREKGFTYREIVEEARRARAIRLLVETQMSILAISLSLGYDTHGSFTRAFIRWMGCSPSEYRRSVLAVPEPHEDPC
- a CDS encoding NapD-like protein (KEGG: sme:SMa1682 NapD-like protein), encoding MVGHPRCAAHYFVDASFVRVEVFHPRSKRDSSMKLLARALVITALLLFSSGSVLAEVLPSWNDGSAKAAIQGFVKRVTDPASKDFVRPEARIAVFDNDGTLWVEQPMYTQLAFALDRLKELAPKHPEWQSNPTLKAAIEGDLKAVAAAGDKGLLELVMVTHAGMTPDEFQKVVTDWLAKAEHPRFKKPYTELVYQPMLELLAYLRENGFTTYIVSGGGIEFMRPWSEKVYGILPAQVVGSSIKTRFKSVDGKPTLVREPALNFIDDGAGKPVGINQHIGQRPIAAFGNSDGDLEMLQWTTAGDGARFGLIVHHTDAEREYAYDRKSAFGHLDRALDAAASQGWTVVDMKSDWKTIFPPAK